A single window of Cydia strobilella chromosome 18, ilCydStro3.1, whole genome shotgun sequence DNA harbors:
- the LOC134749779 gene encoding glucose dehydrogenase [FAD, quinone]-like: MQKRKKRRKDAMSSNITDDLCRVCDGRIECAPTAILLISLVHTLYGYIGPKPDYFGRNKANLTRKEKAQEKYPQSKYQEPYNEEYDFVVVGGGTAGCVVASRLSENKKWKVLLLEAGPEEPKMALIPGLTSEYRGSSLDWNYSMRPKKGFCRNRGSKGCEIVQGRVLGGTSTINDMAYMRGSPADYDEWAVIGNHGWDFSHVLPYYRYSEGNYDKDISKNKLFHSTQGPLDVGRYPYTDYNVDVLLSALNELGYNYTDINGRDQLGFMRIQTMSYFGERVSAYTAFIEAVRSQRTNLDIVTEALVTRVNLAEGSESIKATGVDYIVNGTKVKVRVTKEVILSAGAINSPKLLMASGIGPKEYLEYLSINVYNDLAVGSNFHDHVSVCLPVIKLGKTATIKKFPEKLKDISTYYKKSSGPLSANFQVVAFLETNVSDILNTADIEVRFRGHNSNMYYSHIDMCVSLLTPKSRGQVILNSSDPVYGNPLIYPNFLKNPADERKLLYGIQEAVKLFDTEVFRTAELEFDPRPILNNECQDYEKVSDEFWLCIIRHFSSPLHNYVGTCKMGTAADQTAVVDQKLKVYGISNLRVVDASVIPKIIRGSTAAPVIMIAEKASDLIKTDWY, encoded by the exons ATGCAGAAGAGGAAAAAGCGAAGAAAAGATGCAATGAGCTCGAATATAACGGATGATTTGTGCAGAGTGTGTGATGGCAGGATAGAATGTGCTCCTACTGCGATACTTCTCATTTCCCTGGTGCATACTTTGTATGGGTATATCGGCCCGAAGCCAGACTACTTTGGAAGAAACAA AGCTAACCTGACTCGAAAAGAAAAAGCGCAAGAGAAATACCCGCAGTCAAAATACCAGGAACCTTACAACGAAGAATATGACTTCGTGGTAGTGGGCGGGGGGACGGCTGGCTGCGTCGTGGCTAGCAGGCTGTCGGAGAATAAAAAGTGGAAG GTGTTACTTCTTGAAGCGGGCCCAGAAGAGCCCAAGATGGCGCTGATCCCCGGCCTGACTAGCGAGTACCGCGGTTCAAGTTTAGACTGGAATTACTCCATGAGGCCTAAGAAGGG TTTCTGCCGCAACCGCGGCAGCAAAGGCTGCGAGATCGTCCAAGGGCGCGTGCTGGGCGGCACGTCCACCATCAACGACATGGCCTACATGCGCGGCAGCCCCGCCGACTACGACGAGTGGGCCGTCATCGGCAACCACGGCTGGGACTTCTCTCATGTCCTCCCCTACTACAGATACTCCGAGGGAAATTATGACAAAGACATCTCCAAGAATAAACTCTTTCATTCCACTCAAGGACCTTTAGATGTCGGAAGATACCCATATACTGATTATAATGTCGATGTTTTGTTAAGCGCGCTTAATGAATTAGGTTATAATTATACTGATATCAATGGAAGAGATCAGTTGGGCTTCATGAGAATACAAACCATGTCGTATTTCGGAGAAAGAGTCAGCGCGTACACAGCTTTTATTGAAGCTGTCAGAAGTCAGAGAACGAATTTAGATATAGTTACGGAAGCGCTTGTAACTAGAGTGAATTTGGCTGAAGGGAGCGAAAGTATTAAAGCTACGGGAGTGGATTATATTGTAAATGGTACAAAAGTTAAAGTAAGAGTCACTAAAGAAGTAATTTTAAGCGCCGGTGCTATCAATTCCCCGAAATTATTAATGGCTTCTGGAATAGGTCCTAAAGAATACTTAGAGTATTTATCGATAAATGTGTATAACGATTTAGCTGTAGGTTCTAATTTTCATGATCATGTGTCAGTATGTCTACCTGTTATAAAGTTGGGGAAGACAGCAACGATTAAAAAGTTTCCAGAGAAATTAAAAGACATATCAACGTATTACAAGAAAAGTAGCGGGCCTTTGTCAGCAAATTTTCAAGTGGTGGCATTTTTAGAGACAAATGTATCAGACATACTTAATACTGCAGATATCGAAGTAAGATTCCGAGGACATAATTCCAATATGTACTATAGTCACATCGATATGTGCGTTTCTCTGTTAACGCCCAAAAGCCGTGGTCAGGTAATTCTAAATTCAAGTGATCCAGTGTATGGGAATCCACTGATATACCCGAACTTTTTAAAAAATCCTGCAGATGAGAGAAAATTGTTGTACGGAATACAAGAGGCAGTAAAGCTTTTTGACACTGAAGTATTCAGAACGGCAGAGCTAGAGTTTGACCCACGGCCCATATTGAACAACGAATGCCAAGATTACGAGAAGGTGTCTGATGAATTTTGGTTATGTATCATTCGACATTTCTCGAGCCctttacataattatgtcgGCACGTGTAAAATGGGCACAGCGGCCGATCAAACGGCAGTGGTTGATCAAAAATTAAAGGTTTATGGCATAAGTAACTTGAGAGTGGTCGACGCATCTGTGATTCCAAAAATAATAAGAGGTTCCACTGCAGCGCCTGTTATTATGATTGCTGAAAAAGCAAGTGATTTAATTAAAACAGATTGGTattga